The proteins below are encoded in one region of Silene latifolia isolate original U9 population chromosome 2, ASM4854445v1, whole genome shotgun sequence:
- the LOC141641562 gene encoding uncharacterized protein LOC141641562, with product MFDNKPIVVQPWTEDALLTKDPVKQVSIWVRICGLGLKFWGENCLSKLASLLGNYVRADNATIDKTRLGYARLMIEVQVGQDFPDKLYFNDEHGRQNCVLVEYEWKLIVCSLCKGIGHHQSICRKTTTATVPKVAKQVWRPKVVVAPKVGVATAVPTAQLTTVTSDCSTVMVNTSLGPDPGERDARVVAGTSYATALSSPPRSPVKSPTKKGCWNVRGINSLNKQADIKWFLHQNKIGIYGLVETKVKTNNFNTVLNNLGQRWYGINNNLHHPSGRVWIIWLPQIFQVNLVHSSSQQITVDVTDIQSGVQFWFTVVYGSNSDTERLVLWNDLQGIFDHNPCVCYRSANPVIRKSSFRYFNMWGQATDFASIIQSEWGKSIAGVRMYQVVTKLKNLKKPLKALNKQKFSDIETAAELARFLLDSLQTKLHLNPHDLALREAEQQAAKKYSTLHKAQLSYLRQKAKVEWLKDGDENSDFFHRQIKARHIQNKVLSIKDIHGKLHTDHVHIEGSFLEFYTDLLGSNRSPSPVHFPTVRTGNLVTDHHTSILLKPVTHDEIKRCIFSIPASKAPGLDGYFSQFFKDSWHIIGTDVCEAIADFFQTGSLLKQLNTTLVTLIPKITNPTSVLEFRPIACCNVVYKCIAKLLCARLGEVLPDIISPNQGALLKGGI from the exons ATGTTCGACAATAAGCCTATTGTGGTTCAACCATGGACTGAGGATGCTTTGCTAACTAAGGATCCTGTCAAACAGGTTTCAATCTGGGTTAGAATCTGTGGTCTAGGGTTGAAGTTTTGGGGGGAAAACTGTTTGAGTAAACTGGCTTCACTGTTAGGGAATTATGTGAGGGCTGATAATGCTACTATTGATAAGACTCGATTGGGATACGCTCGGTTAATGATTGAAGTACAAGTAGGTCAGGACTTTCCTGACAAATTGTATTTCAATGATGAACATGGTCGTCAAAATTGTGTGCTTGTTGAGTATGAGTGGAAGCTAATTGTTTGCTCCTTGTGTAAGGGGATAGGGCATCATCAGAGTATTTGCAGGAAAACGACTACTGCTACTGTGCCAAAGGTCGCTAAACAAGTGTGGAGGCCTAAGGTTGTGGTAGCACCTAAGGTAGGGGTTGCTACAGCAGTTCCCACTGCTCAACTTACTACTGTGACTAGCGACTGCTCAACTGTGATGGTGAATACTTCTCTAGGTCCTGACCCTGGTGAGAGGGATGCAAGGGTGGTTGCAGGTACATCCTATGCTACTGCTCTTTCTTCCCCTCCAAGGTCTCCTGTCAAAAGCCCTACTAAAAAAG GatgttggaatgttaggggtatTAATAGTTTAAATAAGCAAGCTGATATCAAGTGGTTCTTGCATCAGAATAAAATAGGAATTTATGGTCTTGTGGAAACTAAGGTTAAAACCAATAATTTCAATACTGTTTTGAATAATTTAGGTCAAAGGTGGTATGGTATTAATAATAATTTGCATCATCCTAGTGGTAGAGTGTGGATCATTTGGCTTCCTCAGATCTTTCAGGTCAATTTAGTGCATTCTTCTAGTCAGCAAATTACTGTGGATGTTACTGATATTCAATCTGGGGTTCAGTTTTGGTTCACTGTGGTCTATGGCTCTAACTCTGACACTGAGAGACTAGTTCTTTGGAATGATCTTCAAG GGATTTTTGACCATAACCCTTGTGTGTGCTATAGATCTGCTAATCCTGTCATCAGAAAATCTTCTTTTagatactttaatatgtggggtcAAGCTACAGATTTTGCTAGCATTATTCAGTCAGAATGGGGTAAATCTATTGCTGGGGTCAGAATGTATCAGGTGGTGACTAAACTGAAAAACTTGAAGAAACCTCTGAAGGCTCTTAACAAACAAAAGTTTTCTGATATTGAGACTGCTGCTGAGCTGGCCAGGTTTTTACTGGACAGCTTACAGACTAAGTTACACCTTAATCCCCATGATCTAGCTCTCAGGGAGGCTGAGCAACAGGCTGCTAAGAAGTACAGTACTCTTCATAAAGCTCAACTGAGTTATCTGAGGCAGAAGGCTAAAGTAGAGTGGCTCAAAGATGGTGATGAAAATTCTGATTTCTTCCACAGACAAATTAAGGCTAGGCATATTCAAAATAAAGTGCTTAGTATCAAGGATATTCATGGGAAGCTCCATACTGATCATGTCCATATTGAAGGGTCTTTTTTGGAATTCTATACTGACCTGCTGGGATCTAACAGATCTCCTTCTCCTGTCCACTTCCCCACTGTCAGAACAGGGAATTTAGTTACAGATCATCATACTTCTATCCTTTTGAAGCCTGTCACCCATGATGAGATTAAGAGGTGCATTTTTTCTATTCCTGCTTCTAAAGCTCCTGGACTAGATGGCTATTTTAGTCAGTTCTTCAAGGATTCGTGGCATATTATAGGTACTGATGTGTGTGAAGCCATTGCTGATTTTTTCCAAACTGGTTCCTTGTTGAAACAACTAAATACTACTTTAGTTACCCTCATACCTAAGATTACTAACCCCACCAGTGTGCTTGAATTTAGACCaattgcttgttgcaatgtggTTTATAAATGCATTGCTAAACTTTTGTGTGCTAGATTAGGTGAGGTGCTACCTGACATTATCAGTCCCAATCAGGGGGCTTTGTTAAAGGGAGGAATATAG
- the LOC141641561 gene encoding uncharacterized protein LOC141641561 has translation MKLNPSKCTFGVSSGKFLGYMVTQRGIEASTDQIKAILQLESPQKPKDVQRLTGRVAALNRFIARSSDRCRLFYDILRKSQKFEWTEEHEAALNELKRYLSTPPLLSKPEHGEPLSLYLSVTEVAVSAVLVREQEGMQHPVYYVSKSLLPAETRYTSLEKLVLALVTASYKLRPYFESHTISVITNYPLKTIMRKPELSGRMAKWSIHLSGYDLKFEPRTAIKSQALADFVSDFSPSLQMQAEKEILTLEEDKGEQVWQLNVDGASNMKGAGVGLVLKSPQGDLLVQAVRCEFKATNNEAEYEALILGLQLALDLKIRHLQVYSDSQLIVNHVNNSYAARDPTVMAYLEIAQALKLRFQTFNIKQIPRDQNVEAAALAALGATFKAGTISTVPIVHVLEPAISKAEQGNEGTAGSPQSQEKEVLTNTASQEEAVDWRKPYQEWLQNDTLPADKKEVRSFKMRASRFVLIDGVLFRKSHAGPYLRCLDKDEASVFACYPQVVNVETMRGRSTVQQGPRRGYFGPRCARMLWNTRKSVTPAKGMHQSATSLQNLCTQLFLPGPL, from the coding sequence ATGAAGCTGAATCCCTCGAAGTGCACTTTCGGAGTCTCCAGTGGGAAGTTCCTGGGATATATGGTCACGCAGAgggggatagaggccagcaccgATCAAATCAAAGCCATACTCCAGCTAGAGTCACCTCAAAAGCCGAAGGACGTGCAGCGTCTGACGGGACGGGTGGCTGCTCTGAACAGGTTCATAGCAAGGTCCTCAGACAGGTGCAGGTTGTTCTATGACATCCTAAGGAAGAGCCAGAAGTTCGAGTGGACGGAGGAACATGAGGCAGCACTCAACGAGCTGAAAAGATATTTGAGCACTCCACCACTCCTATCAAAACCAGAACACGGAGAGCCCTTGTCTTTGTACCTCTCAGTGACGGAGGTGGCTGTCAGTGCAGTGTTAGTTCGAGAGCAAGAAGGAATGCAGCATCCAGTATACTATGTCAGTAAGTCTCTGctacctgcagagaccaggtacacctcACTCGAAAAACTTGTACTTGCGCTGGTGACAGCCTCCTAtaaattgcgaccttattttgaatcCCATACTATATCTGTGATAACTAACTACCCTCTTAAGACTATAATGAGGAAACCAGAGTTATCAGGAAGAATGGCCAAATGGTCCATACACCTGAGTGGCTACGATCTGAAATTCGAACCTCGAACAGCAATCAAGTCCCAGGCTTTGGCAGACTTTGTCTCCGACTTTTCCCCCTCCCTCCAGATGCAGGCTGAGAAGGAAATCCTCACTCTGGAGGAGGATAAAGGAGAGCAAGTATGGCAGCTGAATGTAGATGGAGCCTCAAACATGAAGGGAGCAGGAGTTGGTCTGGTCCTTAAGTCACCTCAAGGGGACCTGCTGGTCCAGGCAGTTCGGTGCGAATTCAAAGCTACCAATAACGAggcagaatacgaggccttgatccTGGGTCTGCAGCTGGCTCTAGATCTAAAAATCAGGCACCTCCAGGTATACAGTGACTCCCAACTCATCGTGAACCATGTAAATAACTCTTATGCAGCTAGGGACCCCACTGTGATGGCCTACCTGGAAATAGCGCAAGCATTAAAACTCAGGTTCCAGACCttcaacatcaagcaaatcccCAGGGACCAGAACGTGGAGGCTGCCGCCCTAGCcgccctgggggcaacattcaaggcAGGTACAATCTCCACCGTACCTATCGTCCACGTACTAGAACCTGCAATATCAAAAGCAGAGCAAGGCAACGAAGGCACAGCTGGCTCACCACAATCACAGGAAAAAGAGGTGTTAACAAACACTGCCAGCCAGGAGGAGGCTGTAGACTGGAGGAAGCCTTATCAAGAGTGGTTGCAAAACGACACACTTCCAGCAGACAAAAAAGAGGTAAGAAGCTTTAAAATGCGAGCCTCCAGATTTGTGTTAATTGATGGTGTCTTGTTCAGGAAATCCCACGCAGGACCCTACCTGAGGTGCCTGGATAAGGATGAAGCCAGTGTTTTTGCATGCTATCCACAagtggtgaatgtggaaaccatgcggggGCGGAGCACTGTCCAACAAGGCCCTCGGCGGGGGTACTTCGGCCCACGATGCGCAAGGATGCTATGGAATACGCGAAAAAGTGTGACGCCTGCCAAAGGCATGCACCAGTCAGCCACCAGCCTGCAGAACCTCTGCACCCAGTTATTTCTCCCTGGCCCtttatga
- the LOC141641560 gene encoding uncharacterized protein LOC141641560, translating to MARKNTRSSSSSVLNFNPDDLFPSTSILTPTHSCDSEFDPADIAMIKELFGFSEDVVVHVPLPGQRADFRRPGWTCLYYYPFFLGLRFPFPKLVQDFLRFNNLAICQVAPYAWRTLIPLCIMNDLYDSGIDLGDLGHLFTVRSLGHGQVTLRVRENEEHFLSLLRLIICSLSGDLPQVHGIFHRLFLCSLLSYFPYLLFCAGLNRLVPSSDEVAFLTKLFGLSPEKRSFNRLLGFSPGAPTPAVKEKEEEMSSDSARPKVTLQMILAQRRKRATGGAPKPASKRKNESSLDVEAACSKKPATSSDSVPVEVTPLASLPPEDREVSTPKGPNAPLPEMNLKLPEGFGRSRALGHWPYLERLLLPGPRSSLEKRPLKEMADLEAEHAFESLQISLLIREKLAKLEDEVCLLQTEKRELLDQLDEERKVKAGLQRETESVRISLKESEERLAQVLEVNNSLTAENKVLKEKKANLSKALTDAAACSSWEMKIACIKEFQEGKHLSWDLEEEERLFADSFPEKVDLGILSDFEIDALEEDDSFSAAEEEEVQGGTHTADNLVPGGNSVVQPAPGNVSAPAAEVERVVLD from the exons aTGGCTCGAAAAAATACCCGATCATCTAGCTCTTCTGTCCTTAATTTTAATCCTGATGACTTGTTTCCTTCTACCTCTATTCTCACCCCCACTCATTCCTGTGATTCCGAATTTGATCCGGCCGACATTGCCATGATCAAGGAGTTGTTTGGGTTTTCTGAAGATGTCGTAGTGCATGTCCCTCTTCCGGGTCAGAGGGCCGATTTTCGTAGGCCGGGTTGGACTTGCTTGTATTATTACCCCTTTTTCCTAGGTTTAAGGTTTCCTTTTCCAAAGTTAGTTCAAGATTTTCTTCGTTTTAACAACCTTGCCATATGCCAAGTTGCTCCTTATGCCTGGCGTACTCTGATCCCTCTTTGTATTATGAATGACTTATATGATTCTGGAATTGATCTTGGGGATCTGGGTCATCTCTTCACCGTGAGGTCTCTGGGACATGGCCAAGTGACCTTGCGCGTTAGGGAGAATGAGGAGCACT TTCTCTCCCTCCTCCGGTTGATTATTTGTTCTCTAAGTGGAGATCTACCACAGGTACATGGTATCTTCCACCGTTtgttcctttgttctttgctttcTTACTTTCCTTACTTGCTTTTTTGTGCAGGTTTAAATCGTCTGGTTCCTTCGTCGGACGAAGTAGCTTTCTTGACGAAGCTTTTTGGTCTGTCTCCTGAAAAGCGTTCCTTTAACCGCCTGCTTGGTTTTTCTCCTGGTGCACCAACCCCTGCTGTGAAAGAGAAGGAAGAAGAGATGTCGTCTG ATTCTGCTAGGCCCAAGGTTACCTTGCAAATGATACTGGCTCAGAGGAGGAAGAGGGCCACTGGAGGTGCCCCCAAGCCCGCCTCTAAGAGAAAGAACGAGTCCTCTCTGGATGTCGAGGCTGCTTGCTCAAAGAAACCTGCTACTTCTTCTGACTCGGTGCCCGTTGAAGTTACTCCCCTTGCATCGCTGCCTCCTGAGGACAGGGAAGTTTCCACTCCTAAGGGTCCTAACGCTCCCCTCCCTGAAATGAACTTGAAGCTCCCAGAAGGGTTTGGCAGGTCCAGGGCCCTTGGTCACTGGCCTTACTTGGAACGCTTGCTGCTTCCTGGACCTCGTTCGTCGCTGGAGAAGAGGCCCCTAAAAGAGATGGCGGATCTGGAAGCTGAGCATGCTTTTGAG TCGCTGCAGATATCTCTCCTTATTAGGGAGAAGCTTGCTAAGCTGGAAGATGAGGTATGCCTCCTGCAGACGGAAAAAAGGGAGCTTCTTGATCAGTTGGACGAGGAGAGAAAGGTAAAGGCCGGTCTTCAAAGGGAGACTGAATCAGTGCGCATCAGCCTGAAGGAGTCAGAGGAGCGTCTTGCTCAAGTGCTAGAGGTGAATAACTCTCTGACTGCTGAGAACAAGGTTTTGAAGGAGAAGAAAGCCAATCTTTCCAAGGCCCTGACTGACGCTGCCGCTTGTTCTTCCTGGGAGATGAAGATTGCTTGCATCAAGGAGTTTCAAGAGGGGAAGCACCTGTCTTGGGATCTGGAGGAGGAAGAACGGTTGTTTGCTGACTCTTTCCCAGAGAAAGTTGACTTGGGAATACTGTCGGATTTTGAGATTGACGCTTTGGAGGAGGATGACAGCTTCTCTGCTGCTGAGGAGGAAGAGGTTCAGGGAGGAACCCATACAGCTGACAACCTGGTTCCAGGGGGCAACTCTGTTGTTCAGCCTGCTCCTGGAAATGTTTCGGCTCCTGCTGCAGAGGTAGAGCGTGTTGTGCTGGACTGA
- the LOC141643262 gene encoding GDSL esterase/lipase At1g71691, which produces MRSLIAVAVAVMMAIIVCGCVGQDDSARRGSRQELVPAMFVFGDSLIDNGNNNNLPSFAKANYFPYGIDFNGGPTGRFSNGYTIVDEIAESLGLPLTPAFSEARGQQMLHGVNYASAAAGILDVTGRNFVGRIPFNQQLANFEATLDMITPNIGRTDDVRRAIGQCLFFVGMGSNDYLNNYLMPNYPTKNQFNAQQFANLLVQQYTTQLTRLYNLGARKFAIAGLGMMGCMPNILAQSPEGKCSESVNQLVQPFNANVKTMVNNLNANLPGSQFIYVDIDSMFHDLLSRPASYGFKVIDRGCCGIGRNQGEITCLPLETPCMNRDEYVFWDAFHPTSKVNVILGQRAFSGGLDVVYPMNIRQLVSLDL; this is translated from the exons ATGAGGAGTTTAATtgcggtggcggtggcggtgaTGATGGCTATTATTGTATGTGGTTGTGTAGGCCAAGATGATAGTGCAAGAAGAGGGAGTAGGCAAGAATTGGTTCCGGCCATGTTTGTGTTCGGAGACTCGTTGATTGATAATGGTAACAACAATAACTTGCCTTCATTTGCTAAAGCTAATTATTTTCCATATGGTATCGACTTCAATGGTGGTCCCACTGGCCGCTTCTCCAATGGCTACACTATCGTTGATGAGATTG CGGAGTCATTAGGTCTTCCATTAACACCAGCATTCTCAGAAGCAAGAGGCCAACAAATGCTACATGGTGTTAACTATGCCTCAGCTGCTGCTGGTATCCTTGATGTTACTGGCAGGAATTTT GTGGGGCGCATTCCATTTAACCAACAGTTGGCAAATTTTGAAGCAACGTTGGATATGATAACACCAAATATAGGAAGGACAGACGATGTAAGACGGGCAATTGGACAATGTTTGTTCTTTGTAGGAATGGGGAGTAATGACTACTTGAACAACTATCTTATGCCCAATTACCCTACCAAGAACCAGTTCAATGCTCAACAATTCGCCAACCTCTTGGTCCAACAATACACTACTCAACTCACT AGGTTGTACAATTTAGGAGCGAGAAAGTTTGCTATAGCCGGATTAGGAATGATGGGTTGTATGCCGAATATATTGGCACAGAGCCCGGAGGGAAAATGCTCCGAATCAGttaaccaattggtccaaccttTCAATGCTAATGTTAAGACTATGGTTAATAACCTCAATGCCAACCTCCCTGGCTCTCAATTCATTTACGTCGACATTGATTCCATGTTTCATGACCTCCTTTCCCGCCCTGCCTCCTACG GGTTTAAGGTAATCGATAGAGGTTGTTGTGGAATAGGGCGCAACCAAGGGGAAATTACATGTCTACCATTGGAAACACCGTGCATGAACAGGGACGAATACGTATTTTGGGATGCATTCCACCCTACATCCAAAGTGAACGTTATACTAGGCCAAAGGGCTTTCAGTGGAGGTCTTGATGTGGTTTACCCTATGAACATAAGGCAACTTGTTAGCCTTGATCTTTAG